The segment GGCCTCGACACCGCGACGGCTGCCAGGCTGTGGACCCTCACCGCCCGGCTCACCGGCACCGGATGACAGGCTAGAGCTGAGTCTGGCCACCGTTGACCTCGTAGACCGAGCCGGTGATGAAGGACGCCTCGTCCGAGAGCAGGAAGTTCACCACGGCCGCGACCTCGTCGACGGTGCCGGGCCGGTTCATCGCCGTCTTCGCCGCGATCACGGCCCGTATCTCCGACGGCAGCCCCTGCGCGGAGGGCCCGTCGATGGGGCCGGGCGCGACGGCGTTGATCCGGATGCCACGCCGGGCGTATTCGACCGCGGCCGACCGGGTCAGGCCCACAATGCCGTGTTTGGACGCGGAGTACGCGGCGCGCCCGGCGTGCGCCATGACACCGGCGGTGGAGGCCATGTTGACGATGGCGCCACCGCCGTGCTCGACGAAGTGGGCCAGCTCGGCCTGCATGCAGAAGAAGACGCCGGTGAGGTTGACGCCGATGACATCCAGCCAGTCCTGGACGGCGATCTCGTGGACGTCGACGAGCCGGGGAGTGATACCGGCGTTGTTGAACGCGAAGTCGAGCCGGCCGTGGGCGGAGACCGCGAACCGCACCAGCCGCTGCGCGTCCTCGTGGACCGATACGTCGGCGACGAACGGCGTCGCGTAGCCACCGGAGGCATTGATCTCCTCGGCCACCCGCTCGGCGCTGTACTGGTCGCGGTCGGCAACGATGATCTTCCCGCCTTCCCGGGCGAGCTGCTTGGCCGCTGCCTCGCCGAGCCCCGAGCCGGCTCCGGTGACGATGCCGGCCCTCATCGCGCGGCTGCCAGAACGGTGAAGACCGCGCCGGTGGGGTCGGCGAAGACGGCGATCGTGCCGTGCCCGACGGGCGTGGCCGGCATCAGCGTGGTCCCGCCGAGCCGGGTCACCGCCTCGGTGGTCGCGGCGGCGTCGGCGACGGTGAAGTACACGTCCCAGTACGGAGGGATCTCGGCCGGCATGGCCGCAGGCCTGGGCAGCAGCTCGGCGATGGGCCGGCCGTCCAGGCGCCACTCGCGCCGGTTCAGCGGGCCCTGCGGGGCGGAGAGGGTCCAGCCGAAGAGCGAGCCGTAGAAGGCCGCGGAGGCCTCGACGTCGTCGGTGATCAGTTCGCCGGAGTGGAAGGCCCCGGGCACGTCGGCGGCATCGACACCGGCATCGCCCCCGTCCCCGTCCCCGTCCCCGTCCCCGGCGTGGCGGTCGCTCTGCCATACGGCGAAGACGGTCCCGCTGTGGTCGGCGAACACGGCGGTCCGGCCGGCCGCGCCGAGATCGTACGCAGGCGTGACGATCCGGCCTCCGGCGGCGAGCACCTTCTCGGCTGTCTTGTCGGCATCGGCGACATCGATGTGCATCGTCCATGCGCCGCGCTCGATGCCCGCCGCCGGCCTGATCACGGCCACCGGGCGCCCCCGGAGCAGGCACGTCCTGGCCCCGGGCAGGTCACCGCCGAAGCCTTCATGCGTCCAGCCGAACAGCTGTGAGTAGAAGCCGATGCTGGTTTCGGCGTCCGGTGTGGCCAGCTCGACCCACGACGGCACGCCCTCCTCACGGTGACCGATGTCCACAGTTCGCTCCTTCCGGTCGACGGCACAGCGCCGCGCGACACATCAACCATAGACACAGTTGTCAGTGACTGACAAGTTAGTCGGCCAGTGATGAAACTGTCTTGCTATGGTGAGCACCGTGACGGATTCTGTGACCACCCGGCGGTCCGGACTGCGTGAGGCGACACGCCGAGCAGTGCGGGCCGAGATCTCGAACGCCGCGATGGCCCTGTTCATGGAGCACGGCTTCGAAGAGACCACCGTGGAACAGGTCGCCGCCGCGGTGGGGATGTCGGGACGCAGCGTCTTCCGCTACTTCGCCACGAAAGAGGACATCGTCGTCGGGGCCATCGAGCAGGTCGGCCACGATCTGGCCGCGGAGCTGCGGTCGCGACCGTCCGGGGAACCGGCGTGGGAGGCACTGCGTCGCGCGTTCGACGAGCCGCTGCGGGCTCTGGAGAACGACGGCGGGATCGCCCTGGCCCGGTCCACGCTCCTCGCCACAACACCCTCCCTGCGCGCGGCCCAGCAGCAGAAACACGCGCAGTGGAACGACCTGCTCGCCCCCGCCCTCACCGGCCGGCTCACCGGGCCGGAGACCTCACGTGAGTACCGGGCGCACGCCATGGTCGCCGCCGCGCTCGCCTGCCTGGACACCGCCGTGGACCAGTGGACGAAGTCCGAGGGCCGGCAGTCACTGGATGAACTGCTCGACACGGCGATCGCAGCGGTTACCGGTGGCGGGTGATCGACTTCTGCTCGACGTAGCCGGTGAGGCCGGCCATGCCGTACTCGCGGCCGACTCCGCTCGCCTTGTAGCCGCCGAACGGGCCGTCGAAGCTGATGGGCGAGCCGTTGAGGGTGACGGTTCCGGTGCGCAGCCTGCGGGCGAGGTTCAGGGCGCGCTCGGCACTGGAGGACCAGATCCCGCCGGACAGGCCGTAGTCGGAGTCGTTGGCGATCCGGACGGCGTCGTCCTCGTCGTCGTAGGCGATCACGGACAGGACGGGGCCGAAGATCTCCTCCTGGGCGATCCGCATGCCGTTGTCGACGTCGGCGAACAGGGTGGGGGTGACGTAGTTGCCCTTCTCCAGGCCGTACGGGACCTGCGGGCCGCCGGTGACCAGGCGGGCGCCTTCCTCGATGCCCACGTTGATGTAGTCGATCACGCGCTGCTGCTGGTCGGGGCGGATCATCGGGCCGATGAAGGTGTCCGGCAGGGACGGGTCGCCGACCTTCAGGGACTCCACCATCTCCTTGAGCGCCGCGACGACCTCGTCGTAGCGGCTGCGGGGGGCCAGGATCCGGGTCTGCAGGATGCATGCCTCGCCGTTGTTGGCCAGGGAGGCGAACCGCAGCCCCTGCGTCACGGCTGACAGGTCGGCGTCCTCCAGGATGATGGCGGCGGACTTTCCGCCCAGTTCGAGGCTGACACGCTTCAGTTGTTCTCCGGCGATCGAGGCGATACGGCGTCCGGCCCGCGTCGATCCGGTGAAGGCGACCTTGTCGACTCCGGGGTGCGAGATGAGGTGTTCGCTGGTCTCCCGGTCCGCCGGGAGGACGCTGAGGATGCCCTCGGGGAGTCCGGCCTCGTGATAGAGGTCGGCGAGCATCATCATGCTCAGGGAGTTCTCCGGGGAGACCTTCAGGACCACGGTGTTGCCGGCGAGCAAGGCCGGCGTCAGCTTCGCGGTTGAGGCGGAAAAGGGCGAGTTCCACGGGATGACCGCGGCGACCACGCCGATCGGCTCGCGCCTGACGATGGTGTCGAAGGCGACGGCGGGGTCGGACGGCTCGATGACCTCCTCCCAGCCGAGTTCCTCGGCGGCCCTGAGATACGCGTCCACCTGGCGGGTCAGGAAGGGCTGGCCGGCTTTGGTGAACCACCCTGCCGAACCGTTCTCGGCGGAGATGGCCGCCGCGATCTCGTCGGAGCGAGCCTCACGCAACGCGTTGACCCGGCGGATGACCTCCTGCCGCTCCCCGGGGGTGGTGTGCGGCCACGGCCCGTTGTCGAACGCCTCACGCGCCGCGGCCACAGCCGCGTCCACGTCCGCGTCGGCCGCCTGGGCCGCGCGGCCGAGGACGGACTGATCGTGCGGGGAGAGGATGTCCAGCAGCAGGTCCGGATTGCTGGGCGCCACCCAGTAACCGCCGATGTAGAGCTTGTCGCGGACGATCACTTCGTCGCTTCCTTCTGGTGGGGATTCTTGTACGGGGGGGGGTCAGTTGGGGTGCGCAAGGGGGCGGACCATCCGCGCGACCGGGGTGTCCGCGAAGTCGCCGAGTCCGTCGAGATCCGTGGACAGGCTCACCTCGCGCCACGCGGCGTCCTCCGCGGCGCGGGCCTCGCCGATCCGCGGCGCGAGCCAGGCCGCGTCCGAACCCAGGAGAAACCGCACCGGGGGCTCCGGCTCATCCGTGATCCGCAGGATCGCCCGCGCCATCCTGTCCGGATCACCGCGCCGCACATCCGGGTTGTCGCTGTACGTCCGCGCGAAGACGCCGACGGTCCCGTCGTACTCGTCCCGCATGGCCGGCACGGGCAGCGCGCCGGCTGACCACGGCGTCCTGATGCCCCCGGGCTCGACCAGCGTGACCCGGATGCCGATGGGCCCGACCTCACGGGCCAGGATCTCCGTGAAGCCGCCCAGCGCCCACTTGGACGCCTGGTAGGCCCCCAGTCCCGGCTGGGCGCGTCGGCCGCCGATCGTGGAGACGTTCACGATGCTGCCCGAACGCTGTGGCCGCATCACCGCCAGCGCGGCCCGCACCGTGTTGACCGTGCCGAAGAAGTTGATCTCGACGTTCCGGCGGAACTCCTCTTCGGGCATGTCCTCGATCGAGCCGACGCTGCGGTAGCCCGCGCTGTTGATCAGCACGTCCAGTCCGCCGAACTCGCCGACCGCGTACGCCACCGCCGCGCGGGCGGCAGCGGCGGAGGTCACGTCCATGGCCAGCACCCGCAGTCGGTCACTGCGCTCGTCCGGCACCGGCACCGGCACGGCTTCGGCCGCCAGATCCGTCGCCAGCACGTTGTGCCCGTCCCGCAGGGCGGCCTCGACCAGTCGCCCACCCAGGCCGCCGGCAGCTCCGGATATCAGGAAGGTTTTTGTCGTCTGCGCCATAGAGGCCAGTGTAGAAGTTTTCCAGATAAGTGCAACAGATCTGATGCATTAAAAATCGATGCCACATCTATGACGATGCTTATGCTGGTCTAAATGCGACTCGCTGGTATGATCCGCGGCATCATGAGAGCCGATGCCGCACGCAACCTCACCGCGGTCCTGCGCACCGGGGCCCGGCTGCTGGCCGAAGACCCGAGCACTTCCCTGTCGGCCATCGCCGGCGCGGCGGGGGTGGACCGCACCACCGTTCACCGTCGCTTCGCCACGCGCGAAGCCCTGCTCAGCGCGGTGTTCCAGGCGAAAATCGACTCGGCGGAGCGAGTGCTCGACGAGGCGCGGCTCATGGAAGCGCCCGTAGCGGTCGCGCTGCACCGGTACGCGGAGGGGATCATCCCCGTCAGCCGTGAGTGGCCCGTCGGCACGCGCCGCATGATGCAGGAGGACCCCGGCGCCCGCGGCCGGCGTGAGGAGCAGAGCAGGCGGCTGGACGCTTTCCTCCAGCGCGCGGTCGACGAAGGGTTTCTGCGCTCCGATGTCTCCCTGGCATGGGTGAGGGCCGTCCTCGACCAGCTCGTGGACAGCGTCGCTCATCAGTTCCCCGAGGTGGAGCCCCCGCAGGCGGCCGACATGGTCGTCGACGCGTTCCTCCACGGCGTCGGCGGCTCCTGACCTCCCCGTCAGCGCCGTCAGCGCCTTCGGGAGTCCACCAGTCGCCGCAGCTTGCCGACGGAACGCTCCAGGGCCTCCGGGTCGACGACCTCCACGGTGACGGTGACACCGATGCCGTCCTTGACGGCGACGGGTCAACTCCAGCTGGAAGTGCGGGGACAGGCCCGGCGTGCACAGCACGATCTCCTCGATCTGGCTGGGGAAGAGGTTCACCCCGCGCAGGATGACCATGTCGTCGCAGCGGCCGGTGATCTTCTCCATCCGGCGGAACGCGGGCCGTGCGGTGCCCGGCAGCAGCCGGGTCAGATCCCGCCCTGGCGCTCGAACTCGTCGAGCAGGGTGAGCATGTAGGTCGGAGTGACCATGATGATCTCGGGCGGGAAGTCCTGGATCAGCCGCACCTGACGGCCTGTCATCCCGCCCGAGGCCGGGATGACCGTGCAGCCGGCGCGCTCGGCGCCGTAGTGGGCGCCGATCACGGCGACATGGCCTTCTTCGGCGACCCCGAGGCAGGCGCCCTCTGGTCGACCCAGAAGGTCATGGGCACGATCACGAGCTTCCTCGGCGAGCGAATCCGCGACTGACACCGGCCGCGAAGCGCGCAGTCCTCTGGTCGCGGTGCGATCTCCAAGGCGTGATCGACGCTGTCCGCGTTGTACGAGAGGTCGAGAAACGCCCCGTCGTATCCCAGCGCGCGGGCAGACCGCAGTACGGGAACGGCCGACTCGACGGGCAGGCCCGGGGCGATATTGACGCGCAGTTCCCGCCGAAGCGCGCCCGGATCCCGCCCGGCGGCTTCCGCCCCCTGCTTGATGGCCTGCCAGGGACCCTCCAGAATCTCGAGTTCCGGTCCCGCGCCCACCACCGTCACAGGCAGCCATCCTTCGCCGCGGCGAGCGATCCGATCGAGCGCACCGGCTGCGAATCCCGCCAGCAGGACCGGCGGACCGGGCTGCTGGAACGGGCGCAGATCCATGCGCGACGGCGGTATCCGCCACAACATGCCTTTGTGTTCGACCGGGTCGGAGGTCCACATGACCTGCAGTACGTCAAGGATCTCCTCCAGCCGCGCCCCACGCTGGGCCCAGGGCACGCCCATCGCCTCGTACTCGGTACGCATCCACCCCACCCCGAAGCCGGCATCGAGCCGCCCCTGGCTGAGCAGATCCAGGGATGTGAGCGAACGGCCGAGGAGCAGCGGGGTGTGCCACGGCGCGTCCAAGGTGCTCATGCCGAGCCGGACCCTCGTGGTGGCCGTCGCCGCGGCCGTCAGCGCGACGATGGGATCGACCGATCGTGCCTGCTCCACCGGCCAAGGCTGCTCCGGCGTGCAGCCGGGGTAGATGTCGGACGGCTGCAGCGGGGTCAGCGCCCGGTCCCCCGTCCACAGCGCGTCGTAGCCCATCCGCTCGGCCTCGGCGGCGAACCCGGCGATCAGATGGGGCTCCGCGAGCGGACCGAACTACGGTAGCGCGGTACCGATACGCACGACTGCATCTCCTTTACTCCGGTACTCCGGCCTTTCCGGCCCGGAATGTCTTTCCCACACGGCTGTCTGGAATCTAAGCAGCCGGGCAGGCCACCCGCGTACGTCCTCCATAAGTCCTGCGAAAGGGCAGGTATAAGAGAATTGGATGGCGAGCGGTTGAATCAGGAAAGAGCGCTCGATTACTCTGACTCGGTCAATAGGAACCGCAGTTCAACAGCGCGAAAGAGAATCATCACGGGCAGTGTCGTAATCATCGGGGGCACCTCCGGTATCACCGGCCGGGACGCGGAGCGCGCCCGCGGTGTCGCGGCCGAACTCGCCGCCGCCACCGCCGCCGCCACCGCTGCCGCCGGGGCCGAGGACGACGCCGGGACTCCTCCGGCACGCGGTCTGGCGGTGGATCTGAGCCGCCCGCACGACATCGCCGCCGCGCTCGCCGGCATCGACCCGGTCGACCGGCTCGCGCTCGTCGCCATCGAGCGCGACATGAACACCATCGCGAACTACGACATCGACAAGGCCGTCCGGCTGACCACGCTCAAGCTGGTCGGCTACCACGCCGTCGTGCACGCGCTGAAGTCCCGGCTCTCGCCGGACAGTTCGGTGCTGCTGTTCGGTGGAGTCGCCAAGGACCACCCCTACGAGGGCTCCACGACGGTGTCCACGATCAACGCCGGCGTCATCGGCATGATGCGGACCCTCGCCGTCGAGCTGGCGCCGATCCGGGTCAACTCCCTCCACACCTGGATGATCGAGGACTCACCGTTCTGGCGGGACAAGCCGGAGACGGTGAAGTGGGCCGGCAGCCACACCCTGACCCACCGACTGCCCACGTCCGCCGACGTGGTGGACGCCGCCGCCCTGCTGCTCAACAACCCGGGCCTGAACGCGGTCGGCCTCCGCGTCGACTGCGGCATGTAGCAGGGCCGACGCCCTCGACCGGGCATCAGCGCCTTCGCCGCCAGGCTGGAAGATGACGCAGAACCTGGTCATCGCGTCGGCGCCGCGCCGCCGGCTTCCGCTGCAACGGCTGGCTCTGACGTAGGGGATTTACGACCGGCCGGGCACCACACGCGCCCGCCTGACTGTTCCCCCGATAGCAGGCGTGCGCATACGGTCGTACCGTCATAAAGACGGGTATCCACCTCCTCTGGGAGTCACCATGCCGATGCTGCTGATCAAGGGCTCGTACCGGGTGAAGGGATCCCAACCCGACGGCGACTCCATCCACTTCACCCCCGACGACCCGGCCCAATGGGACCTCGTCGGCGGAGCCCACCCCGTCAAACGCAACGCGGCCGGCACCGCCCAGCTGCGCCTGGACGCCATCGACGCACTGGAGACGCACTACGCGCGCACCGGCCCCCGGCAGCACCAACCGCTGCCCTTCGCCCACGCCGCCGCCGAGGAACTGCTCCACTGGCTCGGCTTCTCCGGCGTCCAGCGCAGCTCGAACGAAACCGTCGCCACCTCCATCCCGGACGCCGTGCCCGGCTTCGTCCTCACCCGCGGCGCCGACCTCCACGGCCGATGCGTCGCCCTGGCCGGCCGAGGCAGCCCGCCGGGCGCCGGCGGCACCGGCATCCACGTCGACGTGCCGCTGCTTGAGACCACCGCCAACCACCACCTGCTCGCCGCCGGACTGGCCTACCCCACGTACTACCGCAATCTCTTCGCCGACCTGCGCACGGCGCTGACCGCCGCCGTCCACGAGGCGCAGGCGGCAGAGCCTGCCAGAGGGCTGTGGCCCAGCGACGTGACCACCACCGGGGCGAAGATCTTCGGGCTGTCCTCGCTCACCGACGACGTGGTGATCCTGCCCAAGCTGTTCCGGCGACTGGTGGACTACCTGCACCTGGGCGATCCCTCGCTGTCCGGGTTCCCCGCATTTCTGGCCCAGGCCCAGGACCGCTTCTTCATCCTGTCCACCGGCCACTCCACCACCGGCCTCGACGCGGTGGTCGAGGTCACCAACGGCCAGACGGTGCGGATGACCCACCCGGCGGAGGACCTGGTCTTCGACGAGGAATGACCCTCACCGCCGCACCCCCTTGAAGACGCCCTCTCAGGTCTTCCCGTACTCGTCGTGGCGGCGCAGCCAGTGGGTCTCCTCGCCTTCCTCGTGGCGGCCCATCGGCGTCCGGTCGAGGAGACCGTAGTAGGCCATGGCGGGCTCAAGGCCTCGCGCGCTGGTGACGTACGTCCGGTAGACGGTGCCGTCCGAGAGCGCGTACGAGCTCAGCCCGGGCCCCTCGGTGACATACCCGGGCACGTCCGTGCCGGACGCCTCCGCCATCTGACGCACGGTAGGCGGAATCCCGCCCTCGAGGAACGGCCTCAGCTCCTCCTCGGTGTTCAGGAAGCCGAGGTCGCGGTGGAAGTCGCTGCCGACGGTGGAGACCCAGTCGAAGCTCCAGCCCATCCGTTCCCTGTAGGCAAGGAGCCTGTCGAGCGGCGCCCGCGAGGAGCAGATCAGCGTCACGTCACGGGCCTTGAGGTGGACCGCGTTGGGGTCGAGGGTGTCCGCGATCGAGGAGCAGACCGGGCATCCGGCCTCATACGGCGGGCCGAACATGAAGTGGTAGATGGGAGCGGAACACCTCATCGCGGCGGACGGTCGGTCTTCGCAGCGACTGCCGGCAGCGCCTGCACCGGCGTACCCGTCCGGCCCTACATCCACCGTACGTGTGCGGCGGCGGGCCTTCGAGACCAGCTCAGGGCCCTCAGCCCTACGTGATCACTCCTGGGCGCCGACGATCGCCTCGGCCGATGGGACGTGGAGACTGCGAGCGTCAGGGTTCCGCCATGCTGTGCTGCTGGGCGAGCCGGCCGATGTCGTGCGCGGTGATGATCCCGTCGAGTCGGCTGCCGTCCATGACCAGGACGGGCAGTCCGCCCCCGGAGCCGAGGCGGTCCAAAACGCCGTCCAGCAGCTCGTCCGGCGCGGCAAAAGTGCACCGCGACAAGGGAGCCGCCACGTCCCGTACGCGCAGCGTCTCCCGCCGCCCGGACGGTACGGCGGCCAGCCGGCGCAGTTGTACGACGCCGCTGGGACGGCCCTCGAAGTCCACCAGCGGCAGCACCGAATGGCGTGCGTGCACCGCCACGTCGGACAGGAAACGGTCCACCGTCAGCCAGTCCGGACCGGTGACCACCGGAGTGGTCATCGCCTCGGCCACCCTTACGCCCCGCAGGGCCGCGCCGAGCTCGGCCCGCCGCCGTTCAGCAGCGGCGGTGAACGCGATGAACAGGCCGATCACCGCCAGCCACAGCCCGCCGCCCACCCCGCGCAGGAACGCCAGCCACCCGACCGCGACCAACACCATGCCGACGATCTGCCCGCTGCGCCCGGCCGCCCGCTGGGCCCGGTCCCGGTCACCGGTGCGCCACCACATCGCGGCCTCCAGCACCCGCCCTCCGTCCAGCGGCGCGGCCGGCAGCAGATTGAAGACGCCCAGCAGCACGTTCATCCCACCCAGCCACCCCAGCACGGCGACCGGTATCCGCCAGCCCAGCGCCGCCTCCACCCCGGCCGCCGCCCCCAGCCCGGCCCCGCCGAGCACCAGACTGGCCAGCGGCCCACTGACGGCGACCGCGAACGCCGCCCGAGCCGTCGCCGGCCGGTCCATCCGGGTCATCCCGCCCAGCGCCCACAGCGTCATGTCCCGCACCGCGATCCCTGCTCTGCGGGCCGTCAGCGCGTGCGCCGCCTCATGCACCACCAGGCTCATCAGCAACAGCAGACCACCGGCCACGCCCGCGACCGCATACACCGCCGCCGCCCTGCCCGGCGCGTACGCGGGCAGCGTCCGACTGCCCAGGCCGTACGCGAACAGCAGCATCAGCAGCGGCACGCTCCAGTGCGTGCGCAACGCCACGCCGCGCACGCTCCCGATCCGGACCGAACCGTTCATCGCCTTCACCTGCCGACGGGCAGCCGACCGCCACCCGCCCTCCTCCCATGGTCCGTCACCGGCCCCCCGACCGGAAACCGCCGAGCAGGCCGGCGGCGGGCGGCCATGGCCCCGTAGATCGTCGAAGAATGGGCAGGCTTCCTACCGTGGCCGCGAGCTCGCCGTCCCCGGCGGGTAGCCATCGGGCACGCTGAGACGTGGGCCGCATCAGCCGACGAACCCAGCTGTGAGGTGGCCGATGAGCACTCTCGAAGAACAGATCGACATCGATGTTCCGATGGACGTGGCCTGGGACAGCCTTCATCGCACGGAGACCTATCCCCGCTTCGTCGACGGCGTTCGCGGCGCCCGGTCGGAAGACGGGATCCGGGCGAGCCTGGACGTCGAGACGGGCGGCCGCATCCGGCAGTTCGAAGCCGAGATCACCGACCGCGCCAAGGAAAACGTCATGGCATGGCAGACCACGAGCGGTCCCGACCTGGCCGGCACCTTCTCGCTACTGCCCATCGACCGGGAGCACACCCGGGTCCAGGCCCGTATCGAGTACGACCCGGACACCGTCAAGGAGACATTCGGCGGTCCGAAGGGCTTCGCCCAGGCGACCGCCATCGAAAGGCTCGTACGCGATGACCTGGAGCACTTCAAGGAACTGACGGAACAGCAACGGTGAGCCCGCGCCGGCTCCAGCGGCAGCCGGCCCGCCTGGCCGTCACCGACCCCGATCCCGAGGCCGCCGCAGACGCCGTGTGCGCGTCGGGCGCCGCGGCGCTGCCGGGCCCTGCGCGGGTCCGCTGTGCGGCTGGCGCCGCCAGGTGGGTGCGGGAGTGCCCGGTCAGTCCTTCCGGCACAGCTGGTGCAGGATCAGCAGCACCGCCGCCGCGGGGCTCAGTGCGAGCACCGTCGCGGCGACGATGACCAGCGGTGTGACGCCGAGCACGATGCCCGTAACCAACAGTGCGGGCCACACCGCCAAGACCACACCCCACAGTGCCGCGCGCAGCACCCGCGCCCGCGGGCGCCTGGGACGACCGGTGACGAATTGATCGCTCCAGACCGGATCGTCGGCCTGCAGGGCGGCCTCGATCGTCTCCAGCTGCTTCCTCTCGTGCGCGGACAGCATCAGGGGGTCACCACGCCGGCCAGGTTCTATTCCGGTCCCGCCCAGTCGAAGGTGATGTGTTTGCTGGACTGCCCCTCCCGGCTCCACTGGAATCCGAACGCGTCGGCCCGGTCGGCAGTCGCCCGGCCCCAGGTCGCGAGCTGGCCCGGGCCCGTCTCGCAGCCGGGCAGGTTGGTTGTCTGGACGCGCGCGCCGTCCGGCGTTGTCGGGCCGGTGAGGGCCTCGGCGCGTGCTTCGACGCGGCCGGGGATGGTGGCACTCCAGGAGGCGAGGTCCTCGTCGACCTTGATCTCGATGGGGGCGAAATCCATGCCCCGCATCTCGGGGCCGAACATCGAGACCATCTCGGCGGGCCAGCTGCCCGCCTGACCGCCGAAGATCATCTGCAGGGCTTCGCGCTGCCCGTCGTCGGCGCGCTCGTCGATGAAGACGGCGCCGTACGCGTCGGAGTGCTCGGCCCACACATTGCCGACGAACGAGCCCAGCATCAGCACATTGAGACCGTCCAGCGGAACGTCGCCGTAGCCGCCCTCACGGATGTGCCAGGCCAGGACACCGTCGCAGTCCCCGTAGGTGGGCGGCTGCGCGAAGGAGCACGGGCAGGGGATGTTGCACTTGCAGGTGTCGAACCAGTCCCCGGCGACATGCCACCTCGGAATGGTCGTTGATGTCTCGGCTGTCCCGGTCATCGTCGAGCCTCCTCACGAGCCCCGCGCCGGGCGGGTCTCGTGCGGTGGGTGGCAAGCCGTTCGTGCGGAGGCACAGCCTGCGGATATCGCCGGGAAGCGCTCGGTCGTCGCGTTCCTCTCCCTCTCCATCGTGCACCCGCCGCCACCCGCCGGCCAAGCCGCCCGGCGAGGCGCGGCCGGGGTCGCGTCAAGGGCGTTGGAGTGGTCCCATGGAAGTGTCCCCAGGAGAACGCTGATGCGGCACACCCGGATCTCCGGCCTTGCGCCTTCCCGGTCGGCCCCTCCGACCGGAGAGGCCGGGGCCCTGCTGCCGAGGCGTGATCTGGCGGTTGCCTGGTCCCTCGTCGTGGTGATCGCGGCTCTGGCGTGGGTGCTCACGATCGGGCAGGCCCGGGAGATGGGGGTTG is part of the Streptomyces sp. NBC_01262 genome and harbors:
- a CDS encoding SDR family oxidoreductase; this translates as MNQERALDYSDSVNRNRSSTARKRIITGSVVIIGGTSGITGRDAERARGVAAELAAATAAATAAAGAEDDAGTPPARGLAVDLSRPHDIAAALAGIDPVDRLALVAIERDMNTIANYDIDKAVRLTTLKLVGYHAVVHALKSRLSPDSSVLLFGGVAKDHPYEGSTTVSTINAGVIGMMRTLAVELAPIRVNSLHTWMIEDSPFWRDKPETVKWAGSHTLTHRLPTSADVVDAAALLLNNPGLNAVGLRVDCGM
- a CDS encoding TetR/AcrR family transcriptional regulator encodes the protein MRADAARNLTAVLRTGARLLAEDPSTSLSAIAGAAGVDRTTVHRRFATREALLSAVFQAKIDSAERVLDEARLMEAPVAVALHRYAEGIIPVSREWPVGTRRMMQEDPGARGRREEQSRRLDAFLQRAVDEGFLRSDVSLAWVRAVLDQLVDSVAHQFPEVEPPQAADMVVDAFLHGVGGS
- a CDS encoding SDR family NAD(P)-dependent oxidoreductase, with amino-acid sequence MAQTTKTFLISGAAGGLGGRLVEAALRDGHNVLATDLAAEAVPVPVPDERSDRLRVLAMDVTSAAAARAAVAYAVGEFGGLDVLINSAGYRSVGSIEDMPEEEFRRNVEINFFGTVNTVRAALAVMRPQRSGSIVNVSTIGGRRAQPGLGAYQASKWALGGFTEILAREVGPIGIRVTLVEPGGIRTPWSAGALPVPAMRDEYDGTVGVFARTYSDNPDVRRGDPDRMARAILRITDEPEPPVRFLLGSDAAWLAPRIGEARAAEDAAWREVSLSTDLDGLGDFADTPVARMVRPLAHPN
- a CDS encoding VOC family protein; amino-acid sequence: MDIGHREEGVPSWVELATPDAETSIGFYSQLFGWTHEGFGGDLPGARTCLLRGRPVAVIRPAAGIERGAWTMHIDVADADKTAEKVLAAGGRIVTPAYDLGAAGRTAVFADHSGTVFAVWQSDRHAGDGDGDGDGGDAGVDAADVPGAFHSGELITDDVEASAAFYGSLFGWTLSAPQGPLNRREWRLDGRPIAELLPRPAAMPAEIPPYWDVYFTVADAAATTEAVTRLGGTTLMPATPVGHGTIAVFADPTGAVFTVLAAAR
- a CDS encoding aldehyde dehydrogenase, which gives rise to MIVRDKLYIGGYWVAPSNPDLLLDILSPHDQSVLGRAAQAADADVDAAVAAAREAFDNGPWPHTTPGERQEVIRRVNALREARSDEIAAAISAENGSAGWFTKAGQPFLTRQVDAYLRAAEELGWEEVIEPSDPAVAFDTIVRREPIGVVAAVIPWNSPFSASTAKLTPALLAGNTVVLKVSPENSLSMMMLADLYHEAGLPEGILSVLPADRETSEHLISHPGVDKVAFTGSTRAGRRIASIAGEQLKRVSLELGGKSAAIILEDADLSAVTQGLRFASLANNGEACILQTRILAPRSRYDEVVAALKEMVESLKVGDPSLPDTFIGPMIRPDQQQRVIDYINVGIEEGARLVTGGPQVPYGLEKGNYVTPTLFADVDNGMRIAQEEIFGPVLSVIAYDDEDDAVRIANDSDYGLSGGIWSSSAERALNLARRLRTGTVTLNGSPISFDGPFGGYKASGVGREYGMAGLTGYVEQKSITRHR
- a CDS encoding TIGR03619 family F420-dependent LLM class oxidoreductase, coding for MIAGFAAEAERMGYDALWTGDRALTPLQPSDIYPGCTPEQPWPVEQARSVDPIVALTAAATATTRVRLGMSTLDAPWHTPLLLGRSLTSLDLLSQGRLDAGFGVGWMRTEYEAMGVPWAQRGARLEEILDVLQVMWTSDPVEHKGMLWRIPPSRMDLRPFQQPGPPVLLAGFAAGALDRIARRGEGWLPVTVVGAGPELEILEGPWQAIKQGAEAAGRDPGALRRELRVNIAPGLPVESAVPVLRSARALGYDGAFLDLSYNADSVDHALEIAPRPEDCALRGRCQSRIRSPRKLVIVPMTFWVDQRAPASGSPKKAMSP
- a CDS encoding SDR family NAD(P)-dependent oxidoreductase yields the protein MRAGIVTGAGSGLGEAAAKQLAREGGKIIVADRDQYSAERVAEEINASGGYATPFVADVSVHEDAQRLVRFAVSAHGRLDFAFNNAGITPRLVDVHEIAVQDWLDVIGVNLTGVFFCMQAELAHFVEHGGGAIVNMASTAGVMAHAGRAAYSASKHGIVGLTRSAAVEYARRGIRINAVAPGPIDGPSAQGLPSEIRAVIAAKTAMNRPGTVDEVAAVVNFLLSDEASFITGSVYEVNGGQTQL
- a CDS encoding TetR/AcrR family transcriptional regulator, whose translation is MTDSVTTRRSGLREATRRAVRAEISNAAMALFMEHGFEETTVEQVAAAVGMSGRSVFRYFATKEDIVVGAIEQVGHDLAAELRSRPSGEPAWEALRRAFDEPLRALENDGGIALARSTLLATTPSLRAAQQQKHAQWNDLLAPALTGRLTGPETSREYRAHAMVAAALACLDTAVDQWTKSEGRQSLDELLDTAIAAVTGGG
- a CDS encoding nuclease, which encodes MPMLLIKGSYRVKGSQPDGDSIHFTPDDPAQWDLVGGAHPVKRNAAGTAQLRLDAIDALETHYARTGPRQHQPLPFAHAAAEELLHWLGFSGVQRSSNETVATSIPDAVPGFVLTRGADLHGRCVALAGRGSPPGAGGTGIHVDVPLLETTANHHLLAAGLAYPTYYRNLFADLRTALTAAVHEAQAAEPARGLWPSDVTTTGAKIFGLSSLTDDVVILPKLFRRLVDYLHLGDPSLSGFPAFLAQAQDRFFILSTGHSTTGLDAVVEVTNGQTVRMTHPAEDLVFDEE